In one window of Gemmatimonadota bacterium DNA:
- a CDS encoding ThuA domain-containing protein, which translates to GTAWWIGGRAVDLIGGHANWHPPGLTFTVNIADDAHPITQGVDDFEVEDEIYMSAWDPAVHILATADWSDKQHPMAWVKDYGEGRVFYTTLGHGPGTFERTGMQQLVTQGVKWAGGNS; encoded by the coding sequence CGGTACGGCCTGGTGGATTGGCGGGAGAGCGGTGGATTTGATCGGCGGGCACGCGAACTGGCATCCGCCGGGATTGACGTTCACTGTGAATATTGCGGATGACGCGCACCCTATTACGCAGGGGGTTGATGATTTTGAAGTGGAAGACGAGATTTATATGTCGGCGTGGGATCCCGCTGTTCACATTTTGGCGACCGCGGATTGGAGCGATAAGCAGCATCCCATGGCCTGGGTGAAAGATTATGGCGAAGGACGGGTATTTTACACGACTCTGGGACACGGGCCAGGTACATTTGAGCGGACGGGGATGCAGCAACTGGTTACGCAGGGCGTGAAGTGGGCTGGAGGGAACTCGTAA
- a CDS encoding GPP34 family phosphoprotein, producing MLRFAEELLLLTLDDENGRFARVPDRLMRYALAGGVLMDLALENRIDTDLKNLILVDSTPVGDSLLDPTLADIAQADDTKDARFWVERTALRADTIREVALNRLVEQGILKREEDRFMWVFQARRYPIIDNTAEREVKLRIMEVLFSDQIPGPRDVVIIGLAHACDIFKEILSARELARVSDRIDQVRKLDLIGQAMSQAITDIELSLALAVQMMP from the coding sequence ATGCTTAGATTTGCCGAAGAACTCTTGCTTCTGACACTCGATGACGAGAATGGGAGGTTTGCTCGCGTGCCAGACCGGCTGATGCGGTACGCACTTGCCGGTGGTGTGTTGATGGATTTGGCGCTGGAGAATCGGATTGATACGGATCTCAAAAATCTGATTCTCGTCGATTCGACTCCGGTTGGGGATAGCTTGCTCGATCCGACGCTGGCGGATATTGCTCAGGCGGACGATACTAAGGATGCGCGCTTTTGGGTGGAACGCACCGCGCTTCGCGCAGATACGATTCGAGAAGTGGCACTCAATCGGCTCGTCGAACAGGGTATTCTCAAGCGCGAAGAGGACCGGTTCATGTGGGTATTCCAGGCGCGGCGATATCCCATTATTGACAATACGGCTGAGCGCGAGGTCAAGCTGAGGATTATGGAGGTATTGTTTAGCGATCAGATCCCAGGTCCGCGCGATGTCGTGATTATTGGCCTTGCGCATGCGTGCGATATATTCAAGGAGATTCTGTCCGCACGCGAACTGGCGCGTGTTTCAGATCGCATTGATCAGGTGCGAAAGCTGGATTTGATCGGTCAGGCTATGTCGCAGGCGATCACGGATATCGAGCTATCGCTCGCCCTCGCGGTGCAGATGATGCCGTGA
- a CDS encoding DUF1330 domain-containing protein produces MAGYVILNNGITDQAVFAEFREGIAATVEAHGGKYLVRGGVTEAIEGDWIPDRMVVVEFDSVEQARAWLNSPEYARLKEIRLRSATASVIIAEGV; encoded by the coding sequence ATGGCAGGATATGTAATTTTGAATAACGGAATAACGGATCAGGCTGTCTTCGCTGAGTTTCGAGAAGGGATTGCAGCGACCGTTGAGGCTCACGGCGGCAAATACCTGGTACGAGGAGGAGTCACTGAGGCGATAGAGGGCGATTGGATACCCGACCGCATGGTAGTGGTGGAATTCGACAGCGTTGAACAGGCGAGGGCGTGGCTAAATTCCCCGGAATACGCCAGACTCAAAGAGATCCGCCTGAGGTCCGCCACCGCCTCCGTGATAATCGCCGAAGGCGTGTAA